In Labrus mixtus chromosome 3, fLabMix1.1, whole genome shotgun sequence, a single window of DNA contains:
- the LOC132971950 gene encoding fetuin-B-like: QQSVPSLLCTMKGFSTLVLLFSAVLLCHSVPALEPVTCTSENVNAAARLAMHHIDMHHSHGYKFRLLDINGNKMEETDTGCNIELKLGLGETQCHVVNPKHFEDCEYSEANDGSVMSKCTVMMTVVESDAQVTSYSCETQREISKKELSLTCPDCPVIMALNDKEGLNAALEAVKEFNKNTTNQNYFVLQDVGRLKLGYIMLQGMRHFSEIALVESNCPMFSRIVPAACKALCSHRAQHAVCRSSYSKTTGVVSLRCEYYPALDTSPLPPGEMEPICEQPPSFSPAGPPAPPPNAGAAQIEIPLNPLPPVLPCHASPQQEFHPICNWP, encoded by the exons CAACAGTCTGTTCCATCTCTCCTCTGCACCATGAAGGGCTTTTCCACTCTGGTGTTGCTGTTTTCAGCGGTGCTGCTCTGCCACTCTGTTCCAGCTTTGGAGCCAGTAACATGCACTTCTGAAAATGTCAATGCAGCGGCCCGTTTGGCAATGCATCACATCGACATGCACCATAGTCATGGCTACAAGTTCAGACTCCTGGATATCAACGGCAACAAAATGGAAGAG ACTGACACAGGTTGCAACATTGAGCTGAAGTTGGGTCTGGGGGAGACACAATGCCATGTGGTCAACCCCAAACACTTTGAGGACTGTGAGTACAGTGAAGCCAACGACGGG TCGGTGATGTCCAAGTGCACTGTCATGATGACTGTCGTAGAGAGTGACGCCCAAGTCACCAGTTATTCATGTGAAACGCAGAGAG agaTCTCTAAAAAGGAACTGTCCCTGACCTGCCCTGACTGTCCTGTCATCATGGCACTTAACGATAAAGAAGGTCTAAACGCCGCACTGGAAGCTGTGAAAGAATTCAACAAGAACACCACCAACCAGAACTACTTTGTCCTGCAGGATGTGGGACGACTGAAACTTGGG taCATCATGTTGCAAGGGATGAGACACTTCTCTGAGATCGCCCTGGTTGAGTCAAACTGCCCGATGTTTTCCAGAATAGTTCCTGCGGCATGCAAAGCCCTTTGCTCCCACAGAGCT CAACATGCTGTCTGTCGATCATCTTATTCCAAGACAACCGGAGTCGTGTCTCTTCGCTGTGAATACTATCCTGCACTG GACACCAGTCCCCTCCCCCCTGGTGAGATGGAGCCTATCTGTGAACAGCCTCCTTCCTTCAGCCCTGCTGGCCCTCCTGCACCCCCACCCAATGCTGGCGCTGCACAAATAGAAATCCCCTTAAACCCCCTTCCCCCAGTCCTCCCATGCCATGCCAGTCCCCAGCAAGAGTTCCACCCAATTTGCAACTGGCCTTAA